The Vitis vinifera cultivar Pinot Noir 40024 chromosome 12, ASM3070453v1 genome has a segment encoding these proteins:
- the LOC100246569 gene encoding uncharacterized protein LOC100246569 isoform X1 — MIPSTLKTLLLLSFALILYLLLHVPPPYLPQSLLSTPHEAAPLPTSSHHLLFSIASSAGSLGRRAPYLRLWSNSARAILFLDSPPPPDPSFAALPPIVLSGDTSRFPYTFRRGLPSAVRVARIIKEAVDRNESDIRWFVFGDDDTVFFVDNLVRTLSKYDHDQWFYIGSSSESYEQNESNSFDMAFGGGGFALSHSLARALAGVFDSCLMRYPHLFGSDARIFSCLAELGVGLTHEPGFHQVDIRGNLFGMLSAHPLSPLVSLHHLDSVDPIFPNRNRTQALEHLFEAVNIDPARILQQTICYDRLSSLTISVAWGFSIQVFEGNLLLPDLLPLQRTFTPWRRGRNISLSRYMFNTREYPKDPCKRPVVFFLQSVGSNHDGVWSNYTRHAVGNCGQTGAIKNLEQIRVLSQKLELNIEQMKAPRRQCCSIFPQFNKSMVLSIRQCGVDELISMHL; from the exons ATGATCCCATCAACCCTTAAAaccctcctcctcctctcctTCGCCCTCATCCTCTACCTCCTCCTCCACGTGCCGCCACCTTACCTCCCCCAGTCACTGCTCTCCACCCCCCACGAGGCAGCGCCGCTGCCCACATCCTCCCACCATCTCCTTTTCTCAATCGCCTCCTCTGCCGGCTCCCTCGGCCGCCGTGCCCCCTACCTCCGCCTCTGGTCGAACTCCGCCCGCGCCATCCTCTTCCTCGACTCGCCGCCACCCCCTGATCCCTCCTTCGCCGCGCTCCCGCCGATCGTCCTCTCCGGAGATACCTCCCGCTTCCCCTACACCTTCCGCCGTGGCCTCCCTTCCGCCGTCCGCGTCGCGCGGATTATCAAGGAAGCCGTCGACCGCAACGAGTCCGACATCCGGTGGTTCGTCTTCGGCGACGATGACACGGTCTTCTTCGTCGATAATTTAGTGAGAACGCTGTCGAAGTACGATCACGATCAATGGTTCTACATTGGGAGTAGCTCGGAGAGTTACGAGCAGAATGAATCGAACTCGTTTGATATGGCGTTCGGTGGTGGTGGCTTTGCATTGAGCCATTCGCTTGCTAGGGCTTTGGCTGGGGTTTTTGATTCTTGTCTTATGAGGTACCCGCATTTGTTCGGAAGTGATGCTAGGATTTTTTCATGCTTGGCAGAGCTGGGTGTCGGGTTAACGCATGAGCCAGGATTTCATCAG GTTGATATTCGCGGAAATTTGTTTGGGATGCTGTCTGCACATCCATTATCACCTTTGGTGTCCCTTCACCATTTGGATAGTGTGGATCCAATCTTCCCTAACAGGAACAGGACTCAAGCTTTGGAACATCTTTTCGAAGCTGTAAATATTGATCCTGCCAGGATTTTGCAGCAAACCATCTGTTATGACCGTTTGAGTTCATTGACTATTTCAGTTGCATGGGGTTTTTCTATTCAGGTGTTTGAAGGCAATCTACTTCTTCCAGATCTCCTTCCATTGCAGAGAACTTTTACACCATGGAGGAGAGGTAGGAATATTAGCTTGAGTCGCTATATGTTTAACACGAGAGAGTATCCAAAAGATCCATGTAAAAGGCCTgttgttttctttcttcaaagTGTTGGTTCTAACCATGATGGGGTCTGGAGTAACTACACCAGGCATGCCGTTGGAAACTGTGGGCAAACTGGTGCTATAAAGAACTTGGAGCAGATTAGGGTGTTGTCACAGAAGCTAGAGCTCAATATTGAACAG atGAAGGCTCCTCGTCGTCAGTGCTGCAGCATTTTTCCtcaattcaataaatcaatgGTTCTTAGCATTAGACAATGTGGAGTAGATGAACTAATTTCCATGCATTTATAG
- the LOC100251708 gene encoding putative zinc finger protein CONSTANS-LIKE 11 isoform X1, whose protein sequence is MEPICEFCGVVRAVVYCKSDAARLCLHCDNSVHSANALSRRHLRSLLCDKCNLQPGIYRCMDEKLCICQACDWIGNGCSAPGHRLQSLQFYMGCPSLSDFSRLWSSVLDLPSATGLKAGWGSMNSVAVDENCVSQCLEPKDNEGSLVLGCNKLNEQKPWVGASSSMPGAYSSMPPDRKFTSSYCKDQTPFLPDESNPSKVISFIFSLLINQSQSQGCSNFKDLGLNEGGDLCQGINMDDVAVNFENSDEMIGSSQGHSTCRYDNAGMDSRLMDKNLSVTESNGPVENALEASSLRQHNCNAFPSSCAAGSANVIEAMSGSVGCMLVNPSCSRKMGLGFPGGQVHASVSLSLSNVTGESSAADYQDCGLSPAFLAGESPWTSNLDAHCPQARDKAKMRYNEKKKTRTFGKQIRYASRKARADTRKRVRGRFVKAGEAYDYDPLTSTSN, encoded by the exons ATGGAGCCTATCTGTGAGTTTTGTGGCGTGGTGAGGGCAGTAGTTTACTGCAAGTCGGATGCTGCTAGACTTTGCTTACATTGTGACAACTCTGTTCACTCTGCTAATGCTCTGTCGCGCAGGCATCTGCGTTCCCTGCTATGTGATAAATGCAATTTGCAGCCTGGAATATACCGGTGTATGGATGAGAAATTGTGTATATGTCAAGCTTGTGACTGGATTGGCAATGGCTGCTCAGCCCCGGGACATAGACTCCAGTCATTGCAGTTCTATATGGGTTGTCCTTCTTTGTCTGATTTCTCAAGGCTTTGGTCTTCAGTTCTTGATTTGCCCAGTGCCACCGGTCTTAAGGCTGGATGGGGTTCAATGAATTCAGTGGCTGTGGATGAGAATTGTGTGAGCCAGTGCTTGGAGCCTAAAGACAATGAAGGATCCCTTGTGTTGGGGTGTAACAAGTTGAATGAACAAAAGCCCTGGGTGGGTGCATCTTCCTCAATGCCTGGTGCATACTCCTCAATGCCACCTGATCGGAAGTTCACTTCATCATACTGTAAAGACCAAACACCTTTCTTGCCAGATGAGTCGAATCCATCAAaggttatttcttttattttctcactaCTGATCAACCAGTCTCAATCTCAG GGTTGTTCCAATTTCAAGGATCTTGGGCTTAATGAAGGTGGTGATCTCTGTCAGGGCATCAACATGGATGATGTTGCAGTAAACTTTGAGAACAGTGATGAGATGATCGGTTCCTCACAAGGTCATTCTACATGCCGATATGACAATGCAGGAATGGACAGCCGATTAATGGATAAAAACTTATCAGTTACTGAATCTAATGGCCCCGTAGAAAATGCTTTAGAG GCTTCGTCACTGAGGCAACACAACTGCAATGCTTTTCCATCCTCTTGTGCTGCTGGGTCAGCTAATGTGATCGAGGCTATGAGTGGTAGTGTCGGCTGCATGCTTGTGAACCCTAGTTGCAGCAGAAAGATGGGACTAGGATTTCCTGGTGGGCAAGTTCATGCGAGTGTATCACTTTCACTATCCAATGTCACTGGTGAAAGTAGTGCAGCTGATTATCAAGATTGTGGACTTTCACCAGCATTTCTGGCTGGTGAATCACCATGGACATCAAATTTGGATGCTCATTGCCCACAAGCAAGGGACAAAGCTAAGATGAGATacaatgagaaaaagaaaacacgaAC CTTTGGCAAACAAATCAGATATGCTTCTCGTAAAGCCAGAGCTGATACTAGAAAACGTGTGAGAGGTAGATTTGTTAAGGCGGGTGAAGCATATGACTATGACCCTCTTACATCAACAAGCAACTGA
- the LOC104880899 gene encoding B-box domain protein 30 encodes MCRGREDGKQGRLAKSEVLKEAVSDDGGGGLVSCELCSSRALLYCQADDAFLCQKCDRWVHGANFLAFRHIRCLLCSTCQNLTQRYLIGSSHEVALPTMISWTERSWCNSSDESKCPRTLKMPFLFL; translated from the coding sequence ATGTGTAGAGgcagagaagatggaaagcaaGGCCGTTTGGCCAAGTCCGAGGTACTCAAGGAGGCTGTTTCAGACGATGGTGGTGGTGGGCTGGTGTCCTGTGAGCTCTGCAGCTCCAGGGCACTGCTGTATTGTCAAGCAGATGATGCATTTTTATGCCAAAAATGTGATAGGTGGGTTCATGGAGCTAACTTTTTGGCGTTCAGGCACATTCGATGCTTGCTCTGCAGTACATGTCAAAATCTTACACAGCGATACCTCATAGGATCTTCACATGAGGTGGCGCTGCCAACCATGATTAGCTGGACAGAGCGAAGCTGGTGTAACTCAAGCGATGAGTCCAAGTGCCCAAGAACACTGAAGATGCCTTTTCTGTTTCTTTGA
- the LOC100251708 gene encoding putative zinc finger protein CONSTANS-LIKE 11 isoform X2, giving the protein MEPICEFCGVVRAVVYCKSDAARLCLHCDNSVHSANALSRRHLRSLLCDKCNLQPGIYRCMDEKLCICQACDWIGNGCSAPGHRLQSLQFYMGCPSLSDFSRLWSSVLDLPSATGLKAGWGSMNSVAVDENCVSQCLEPKDNEGSLVLGCNKLNEQKPWVGASSSMPGAYSSMPPDRKFTSSYCKDQTPFLPDESNPSKGCSNFKDLGLNEGGDLCQGINMDDVAVNFENSDEMIGSSQGHSTCRYDNAGMDSRLMDKNLSVTESNGPVENALEASSLRQHNCNAFPSSCAAGSANVIEAMSGSVGCMLVNPSCSRKMGLGFPGGQVHASVSLSLSNVTGESSAADYQDCGLSPAFLAGESPWTSNLDAHCPQARDKAKMRYNEKKKTRTFGKQIRYASRKARADTRKRVRGRFVKAGEAYDYDPLTSTSN; this is encoded by the exons ATGGAGCCTATCTGTGAGTTTTGTGGCGTGGTGAGGGCAGTAGTTTACTGCAAGTCGGATGCTGCTAGACTTTGCTTACATTGTGACAACTCTGTTCACTCTGCTAATGCTCTGTCGCGCAGGCATCTGCGTTCCCTGCTATGTGATAAATGCAATTTGCAGCCTGGAATATACCGGTGTATGGATGAGAAATTGTGTATATGTCAAGCTTGTGACTGGATTGGCAATGGCTGCTCAGCCCCGGGACATAGACTCCAGTCATTGCAGTTCTATATGGGTTGTCCTTCTTTGTCTGATTTCTCAAGGCTTTGGTCTTCAGTTCTTGATTTGCCCAGTGCCACCGGTCTTAAGGCTGGATGGGGTTCAATGAATTCAGTGGCTGTGGATGAGAATTGTGTGAGCCAGTGCTTGGAGCCTAAAGACAATGAAGGATCCCTTGTGTTGGGGTGTAACAAGTTGAATGAACAAAAGCCCTGGGTGGGTGCATCTTCCTCAATGCCTGGTGCATACTCCTCAATGCCACCTGATCGGAAGTTCACTTCATCATACTGTAAAGACCAAACACCTTTCTTGCCAGATGAGTCGAATCCATCAAag GGTTGTTCCAATTTCAAGGATCTTGGGCTTAATGAAGGTGGTGATCTCTGTCAGGGCATCAACATGGATGATGTTGCAGTAAACTTTGAGAACAGTGATGAGATGATCGGTTCCTCACAAGGTCATTCTACATGCCGATATGACAATGCAGGAATGGACAGCCGATTAATGGATAAAAACTTATCAGTTACTGAATCTAATGGCCCCGTAGAAAATGCTTTAGAG GCTTCGTCACTGAGGCAACACAACTGCAATGCTTTTCCATCCTCTTGTGCTGCTGGGTCAGCTAATGTGATCGAGGCTATGAGTGGTAGTGTCGGCTGCATGCTTGTGAACCCTAGTTGCAGCAGAAAGATGGGACTAGGATTTCCTGGTGGGCAAGTTCATGCGAGTGTATCACTTTCACTATCCAATGTCACTGGTGAAAGTAGTGCAGCTGATTATCAAGATTGTGGACTTTCACCAGCATTTCTGGCTGGTGAATCACCATGGACATCAAATTTGGATGCTCATTGCCCACAAGCAAGGGACAAAGCTAAGATGAGATacaatgagaaaaagaaaacacgaAC CTTTGGCAAACAAATCAGATATGCTTCTCGTAAAGCCAGAGCTGATACTAGAAAACGTGTGAGAGGTAGATTTGTTAAGGCGGGTGAAGCATATGACTATGACCCTCTTACATCAACAAGCAACTGA
- the LOC100246569 gene encoding uncharacterized protein LOC100246569 isoform X2, giving the protein MIPSTLKTLLLLSFALILYLLLHVPPPYLPQSLLSTPHEAAPLPTSSHHLLFSIASSAGSLGRRAPYLRLWSNSARAILFLDSPPPPDPSFAALPPIVLSGDTSRFPYTFRRGLPSAVRVARIIKEAVDRNESDIRWFVFGDDDTVFFVDNLVRTLSKYDHDQWFYIGSSSESYEQNESNSFDMAFGGGGFALSHSLARALAGVFDSCLMRYPHLFGSDARIFSCLAELGVGLTHEPGFHQVDIRGNLFGMLSAHPLSPLVSLHHLDSVDPIFPNRNRTQALEHLFEAVNIDPARILQQTICYDRLSSLTISVAWGFSIQVFEGNLLLPDLLPLQRTFTPWRRGRNISLSRYMFNTREYPKDPCKRPVVFFLQSVGSNHDGVWSNYTRHAVGNCGQTGAIKNLEQIRVLSQKLELNIEQEKGSCFKDVEKDRLQGYG; this is encoded by the exons ATGATCCCATCAACCCTTAAAaccctcctcctcctctcctTCGCCCTCATCCTCTACCTCCTCCTCCACGTGCCGCCACCTTACCTCCCCCAGTCACTGCTCTCCACCCCCCACGAGGCAGCGCCGCTGCCCACATCCTCCCACCATCTCCTTTTCTCAATCGCCTCCTCTGCCGGCTCCCTCGGCCGCCGTGCCCCCTACCTCCGCCTCTGGTCGAACTCCGCCCGCGCCATCCTCTTCCTCGACTCGCCGCCACCCCCTGATCCCTCCTTCGCCGCGCTCCCGCCGATCGTCCTCTCCGGAGATACCTCCCGCTTCCCCTACACCTTCCGCCGTGGCCTCCCTTCCGCCGTCCGCGTCGCGCGGATTATCAAGGAAGCCGTCGACCGCAACGAGTCCGACATCCGGTGGTTCGTCTTCGGCGACGATGACACGGTCTTCTTCGTCGATAATTTAGTGAGAACGCTGTCGAAGTACGATCACGATCAATGGTTCTACATTGGGAGTAGCTCGGAGAGTTACGAGCAGAATGAATCGAACTCGTTTGATATGGCGTTCGGTGGTGGTGGCTTTGCATTGAGCCATTCGCTTGCTAGGGCTTTGGCTGGGGTTTTTGATTCTTGTCTTATGAGGTACCCGCATTTGTTCGGAAGTGATGCTAGGATTTTTTCATGCTTGGCAGAGCTGGGTGTCGGGTTAACGCATGAGCCAGGATTTCATCAG GTTGATATTCGCGGAAATTTGTTTGGGATGCTGTCTGCACATCCATTATCACCTTTGGTGTCCCTTCACCATTTGGATAGTGTGGATCCAATCTTCCCTAACAGGAACAGGACTCAAGCTTTGGAACATCTTTTCGAAGCTGTAAATATTGATCCTGCCAGGATTTTGCAGCAAACCATCTGTTATGACCGTTTGAGTTCATTGACTATTTCAGTTGCATGGGGTTTTTCTATTCAGGTGTTTGAAGGCAATCTACTTCTTCCAGATCTCCTTCCATTGCAGAGAACTTTTACACCATGGAGGAGAGGTAGGAATATTAGCTTGAGTCGCTATATGTTTAACACGAGAGAGTATCCAAAAGATCCATGTAAAAGGCCTgttgttttctttcttcaaagTGTTGGTTCTAACCATGATGGGGTCTGGAGTAACTACACCAGGCATGCCGTTGGAAACTGTGGGCAAACTGGTGCTATAAAGAACTTGGAGCAGATTAGGGTGTTGTCACAGAAGCTAGAGCTCAATATTGAACAG GAAAAAGGAAGTTGCTTTAAAGATGTCGAAAAAGACAGGCTTCAAGGTTATGGCTAA
- the LOC100251708 gene encoding putative zinc finger protein CONSTANS-LIKE 11 isoform X3, with protein sequence MEPICEFCGVVRAVVYCKSDAARLCLHCDNSVHSANALSRRHLRSLLCDKCNLQPGIYRCMDEKLCICQACDWIGNGCSAPGHRLQSLQFYMGCPSLSDFSRLWSSVLDLPSATGLKAGWGSMNSVAVDENCVSQCLEPKDNEGSLVLGCNKLNEQKPWVGASSSMPGAYSSMPPDRKFTSSYCKDQTPFLPDESNPSKGINMDDVAVNFENSDEMIGSSQGHSTCRYDNAGMDSRLMDKNLSVTESNGPVENALEASSLRQHNCNAFPSSCAAGSANVIEAMSGSVGCMLVNPSCSRKMGLGFPGGQVHASVSLSLSNVTGESSAADYQDCGLSPAFLAGESPWTSNLDAHCPQARDKAKMRYNEKKKTRTFGKQIRYASRKARADTRKRVRGRFVKAGEAYDYDPLTSTSN encoded by the exons ATGGAGCCTATCTGTGAGTTTTGTGGCGTGGTGAGGGCAGTAGTTTACTGCAAGTCGGATGCTGCTAGACTTTGCTTACATTGTGACAACTCTGTTCACTCTGCTAATGCTCTGTCGCGCAGGCATCTGCGTTCCCTGCTATGTGATAAATGCAATTTGCAGCCTGGAATATACCGGTGTATGGATGAGAAATTGTGTATATGTCAAGCTTGTGACTGGATTGGCAATGGCTGCTCAGCCCCGGGACATAGACTCCAGTCATTGCAGTTCTATATGGGTTGTCCTTCTTTGTCTGATTTCTCAAGGCTTTGGTCTTCAGTTCTTGATTTGCCCAGTGCCACCGGTCTTAAGGCTGGATGGGGTTCAATGAATTCAGTGGCTGTGGATGAGAATTGTGTGAGCCAGTGCTTGGAGCCTAAAGACAATGAAGGATCCCTTGTGTTGGGGTGTAACAAGTTGAATGAACAAAAGCCCTGGGTGGGTGCATCTTCCTCAATGCCTGGTGCATACTCCTCAATGCCACCTGATCGGAAGTTCACTTCATCATACTGTAAAGACCAAACACCTTTCTTGCCAGATGAGTCGAATCCATCAAag GGCATCAACATGGATGATGTTGCAGTAAACTTTGAGAACAGTGATGAGATGATCGGTTCCTCACAAGGTCATTCTACATGCCGATATGACAATGCAGGAATGGACAGCCGATTAATGGATAAAAACTTATCAGTTACTGAATCTAATGGCCCCGTAGAAAATGCTTTAGAG GCTTCGTCACTGAGGCAACACAACTGCAATGCTTTTCCATCCTCTTGTGCTGCTGGGTCAGCTAATGTGATCGAGGCTATGAGTGGTAGTGTCGGCTGCATGCTTGTGAACCCTAGTTGCAGCAGAAAGATGGGACTAGGATTTCCTGGTGGGCAAGTTCATGCGAGTGTATCACTTTCACTATCCAATGTCACTGGTGAAAGTAGTGCAGCTGATTATCAAGATTGTGGACTTTCACCAGCATTTCTGGCTGGTGAATCACCATGGACATCAAATTTGGATGCTCATTGCCCACAAGCAAGGGACAAAGCTAAGATGAGATacaatgagaaaaagaaaacacgaAC CTTTGGCAAACAAATCAGATATGCTTCTCGTAAAGCCAGAGCTGATACTAGAAAACGTGTGAGAGGTAGATTTGTTAAGGCGGGTGAAGCATATGACTATGACCCTCTTACATCAACAAGCAACTGA
- the LOC100251708 gene encoding putative zinc finger protein CONSTANS-LIKE 11 isoform X4 — protein MEPICEFCGVVRAVVYCKSDAARLCLHCDNSVHSANALSRRHLRSLLCDKCNLQPGIYRCMDEKLCICQACDWIGNGCSAPGHRLQSLQFYMGCPSLSDFSRLWSSVLDLPSATGLKAGWGSMNSVAVDENCVSQCLEPKDNEGSLVLGCNKLNEQKPWVGASSSMPGAYSSMPPDRKFTSSYCKDQTPFLPDESNPSKVISFIFSLLINQSQSQGCSNFKDLGLNEGGDLCQGINMDDVAVNFENSDEMIGSSQGHSTCRYDNAGMDSRLMDKNLSVTESNGPVENALEASSLRQHNCNAFPSSCAAGSANVIEAMSGSVGCMLVNPSCSRKMGLGFPGGQVHASVSLSLSNVTGESSAADYQDCGLSPAFLAGESPWTSNLDAHCPQARDKAKMRYNEKKKTRTYVVQL, from the exons ATGGAGCCTATCTGTGAGTTTTGTGGCGTGGTGAGGGCAGTAGTTTACTGCAAGTCGGATGCTGCTAGACTTTGCTTACATTGTGACAACTCTGTTCACTCTGCTAATGCTCTGTCGCGCAGGCATCTGCGTTCCCTGCTATGTGATAAATGCAATTTGCAGCCTGGAATATACCGGTGTATGGATGAGAAATTGTGTATATGTCAAGCTTGTGACTGGATTGGCAATGGCTGCTCAGCCCCGGGACATAGACTCCAGTCATTGCAGTTCTATATGGGTTGTCCTTCTTTGTCTGATTTCTCAAGGCTTTGGTCTTCAGTTCTTGATTTGCCCAGTGCCACCGGTCTTAAGGCTGGATGGGGTTCAATGAATTCAGTGGCTGTGGATGAGAATTGTGTGAGCCAGTGCTTGGAGCCTAAAGACAATGAAGGATCCCTTGTGTTGGGGTGTAACAAGTTGAATGAACAAAAGCCCTGGGTGGGTGCATCTTCCTCAATGCCTGGTGCATACTCCTCAATGCCACCTGATCGGAAGTTCACTTCATCATACTGTAAAGACCAAACACCTTTCTTGCCAGATGAGTCGAATCCATCAAaggttatttcttttattttctcactaCTGATCAACCAGTCTCAATCTCAG GGTTGTTCCAATTTCAAGGATCTTGGGCTTAATGAAGGTGGTGATCTCTGTCAGGGCATCAACATGGATGATGTTGCAGTAAACTTTGAGAACAGTGATGAGATGATCGGTTCCTCACAAGGTCATTCTACATGCCGATATGACAATGCAGGAATGGACAGCCGATTAATGGATAAAAACTTATCAGTTACTGAATCTAATGGCCCCGTAGAAAATGCTTTAGAG GCTTCGTCACTGAGGCAACACAACTGCAATGCTTTTCCATCCTCTTGTGCTGCTGGGTCAGCTAATGTGATCGAGGCTATGAGTGGTAGTGTCGGCTGCATGCTTGTGAACCCTAGTTGCAGCAGAAAGATGGGACTAGGATTTCCTGGTGGGCAAGTTCATGCGAGTGTATCACTTTCACTATCCAATGTCACTGGTGAAAGTAGTGCAGCTGATTATCAAGATTGTGGACTTTCACCAGCATTTCTGGCTGGTGAATCACCATGGACATCAAATTTGGATGCTCATTGCCCACAAGCAAGGGACAAAGCTAAGATGAGATacaatgagaaaaagaaaacacgaACGTATGTTGTTCAACTCTGA